From the Carya illinoinensis cultivar Pawnee chromosome 4, C.illinoinensisPawnee_v1, whole genome shotgun sequence genome, one window contains:
- the LOC122306278 gene encoding glycine-rich cell wall structural protein 1-like: MSDSSKWLSVSLLVLCIVLYLSAITLGDDKLDKTGYRDDCRFGGRRGCGGRWGGHGGGLGGGHGFGGGRGGGIGGGAGGGRGFGGGRGGGLGGGGGHGGGFGAGGGAGGGAGGGVGGGGGFGGGGGGGVGGGSGHGGGFGAGGGRGGGAGGGIGGGGGGGKGGGGGGGVGGGSGHGGGFGAGGGVGGGIGGGAGGGGGGGGGGGGGGGGGLGGGSGHGGGFGAGGGLGGGAGGGGGVGGAGGGIGGGGGGGHGGGFGVGIGIGIGVGAGAGHGSGSGSGSGGGGGH, from the exons GCTTTCTGTGAGTCTTCTTGTCCTATGCATTGTACTCTATTTGAGTGCAATCACTCTTGGAGATGACAAGCTTGATAAAACTGGATACAGAGATGATTGTCGATTTGGCGGACGACGAGGATGTGGTGGCAGGTGGGGTGGTCATGGAGGAGGACTAGGAGGTGGCCACGGTTTTGGAGGTGGTAGAGGAGGTGGCATTGGGGGAGGTGCGGGAGGAGGACGAGGTTTTGGTGGTGGTAGAGGTGGAGGACTTGGAGGTGGTGGAGGTCATGGTGGAGGTTTTGGAGCTGGGGGTGGTGCTGGAGGGGGCGCTGGAGGTGGTGTGGGGGGTGGTGGGGGCTTtggtggtggaggaggaggtggtgTTGGAGGTGGGTCAGGTCATGGTGGAGGTTTTGGAGCTGGAGGTGGTCGAGGTGGTGGAGCTGGAGGAGgcattggtggtggtggtggaggtggcaaaggcggtggtggaggtggtggaGTTGGTGGGGGTTCAGGGCATGGTGGAGGCTTTGGAGCTGGAGGTGGTGTAGGTGGTGGCATTGGTGGGGGTGCAGGAggaggtggtggaggtggaggtggaggcgGAGGTGGAGGAGGTGGAGGTCTAGGCGGAGGATCAGGCCATGGGGGTGGATTCGGTGCTGGTGGTGGTTTAGGAGGTGGAGCAGGAGGCG GAGGGGGTGTTGGAGGTGCTGGAGGAGGCAtaggaggtggtggtggtggaggccATGGCGGAGGATTTGGGGTTGGAATAGGCATTGGCATTGGAGTGGGAGCTGGTGCAGGCCATGGATCTGGAAGTGGGTCCGgcagtggtggtggtggtggacaTTAA